The window CTGCCGAATCCATGCGGTTCGAGGTCGAGGTGGGCGGCCGTCCGGTGCGCTTCAACAAGACCCTGATCTTCAGCGCTCGGGCTTGCGAGGTCTCGGCGTCCGACGAACAGACCGAGGACGCCATCGCCTATCTGGAAGTCGGGGTTCAGCCGCGCGGGATCGCCGTGCCGACCGAGGCGCGTCAGATCTTCAAGGGCTGGATGTTCGCCTCATCGCCGGGCGTCAGCGGCCTGCAACACCCGATCTACGACGCCTGGGTGGTCGGCTGTAAGGCATAGGCTACGGCCTCCGCCCCTGTCAGGGGCGCGGAAAGGGCCGACTTGTCAGGCGTCAGGCGCAGGGCGGGCTTCAGCAGCCGCAGATAGGCCGCCTGCGGCGTCTCGACCGCGCCGAACTGACTGAGGTGCTCGGTCAGGAACTGGGCGTCCAGCAAGCTCCAGCCGCCCTTTCGCAGCCGCGCCACCAAGTGGACCAGAGCGACCTTTGATGCATCGCGCTCCCGGCTAAACATGCTCTCGCCGAAGAAGGCGCCGCCCAGCGTCACGCCATAGAGACCGCCGACCAGAAACTCGTCCCGCCAGCACTCGAGGCTGTGGGCGTGGCCGCGTGCGTGCAGTTCCAGATAGAGGCGGCGGATCGGATCATTGATCCAGGTGTCCTCGCGCCCCGGCATGGACGCGGCGCAGGCGCCCAGCACGGCGGCGAAGGCCGTGTCCACGCGCACCTGAAAGGGCTCGCCCCGGACGGTGCGGCGCAGGCGCGTGGGGATGTGGAAGCGATCCAGCGGCACGACGCCCCGCTGGTCCGGCTCGACCAGAAAGACGCGCGGATCGTCGCGCGCCTCGGCCATGGGAAAGACGCCGCGAGCGTAGCAGGCCAGCAACTCCTCGGGTCCGAAGACGCTGGAGGGGCTGCTGGCGCTGAACTCGGGTTCGTCCAAGAGGGGTTAGGCCTTGGCCTTCTGGGCGGCGGCCCATTTCTCCAGCCAGTGGATGTCGTAGTCGCCCGACAGAATATCGGGCTCCTGCAACAGCTTCTGGAACAGGGGGATGGTGGTGTCGACGCCGCCGATGACCATTTCACCCAGGCTGCGCTTGAGGCGAGCCAGGGCTTCCTCGCGGTCACGACCGTGGACGATCAGCTTGCCGATCAGGCTGTCGTAGTAGGGCGGGATCGAATAGCCGGCGTAGATGGCGCTATCCAGACGCACGCCCAGGCCGCCCGGGGCGTGGAAGTCCGTGATCGTGCCCGGCGACGGGGTGAAGGTCTCGGCGTTCTCGGCATTGATCCGCACTTCGATGGAGTGACCCTCGAAGTGGATGTCGTCCTGCGTGAACGACAGCGGCAGGCCGGCGGCGATGCGGACCTGTTCGCGCACCAGATCGACGCCGGTGATCATTTCCGTGACCGGGTGTTCGACCTGCAGGCGGGTGTTCATCTCGATGAAGAAGAACTCTCCGTCTTCCCACAGGAACTCGATGGTGCCGACGCCCAGGTAGCCGATGGCGGCGATGGCCTTGTTGACCGTCTCGCCGATCTTCTTGCGACCCTCGGCCGACAGGGCGGGCGAGGGGGCCTCTTCCAGCACCTTCTGGTGGCGGCGTTGCAGCGAGCAGTCGCGTTCGCCCAGGTGGACGACGTTGCCGTGGCTGTCGGCGATGACCTGGATCTCGATGTGGCGCGGCTTCTGGAGGTAGCGCTCCATATAGACGGCGCCGTTGCCGAAGGCGGCCTTGGCCTCGGTCTGGGCCGTCTGGACGGCCTCGACCAAGTCGTCAGCGGTCAGGGCGACCTTCATGCCGCGACCGCCGCCGCCGGCGGCGGCCTTGACGATCAGGGGGAAGCCGATGGTCTTGGACGCCTCGATGGCGGCCTCGACGGTTTCGACCTCGCCGTCAGAGCCGGGGACGACGGGGATGCCCGCCTCCATGACCGTCTTCTTGGCGGTGATCTTGTCGCCCATGACCCGGATGTGCTCGGGCTTGGGACCGATGAAGGTCAGGCCGTGGGCCTCGATGATCTCAGCGAAGCGGGCGTTTTCCGACAGGAAGCCATAGCCCGGGTGGATCGCCTGGGCGCCGGTGATTTCGGCCGCCGCGATGATCTGCGGGATGTTCAGATAGGACTTGGCCGCCGGCGCGGGGCCGATGCAGACGCTTTCGTCGGCCAGGCGCACCCACATGGCGCCGCGGTCGGCTTCGGAGTGCACGGCGACGGTGGAGATGCCCATCTCCTTGCACGCCCGGTGGATGCGCAGGGCGATTTCGCCGCGGTTGGCGATCAGGACCTTGGTGAACATATCCGGTCTCAGGCTTCCAGCAGGACCAGGGCTTCGCCGAACTCGACCGGCTGGGCGTCGCCCACCAGGATTTCCGACACCACGCCGTCGCGCGGGGCCTGGATCGGGTTCATGGTCTTCATGGCTTCGACGATCAGCAGGGTCTGGCCCTTCTTGACCTTGTCGCCCGGCTTCACGAACTGCGGAGCTTCCGGCGAGGGCTGCAGGTAGGCGGTGCCGACCATCGGCGACTTCACCTCTTCGCCCTTGCGCGAGACGATGGTGGCCGGGTCCGACGGCATCGAGGCCGGAGCGGCGGCGGGCGCGGCGTGGGCGACCGGAGCCGGAGCGGCGGCGTACTGGATCGGCGCAGCGGCCGTCATGGTGACTTCACGGGCGACGCGGATACGCAGTTCGCCGCGCTCGACCTCGATTTCCGTCAGGTCGGTTTCGTTCAGGATGTCGGCCAGGCTGCGGATCAGGCCGGCGTCGATGCCTTCGTTCTTGTGCTTGTCGTCGGACATGGTGCGTCTCTCTTTAGATCTTGGGCGAACGAGCCCCGGCCGCCGCGCGTTCCCGCGCCAGCCGAAGGGCGGCCTTGACGGCCAGTTCGTAGCTGTGGGGGCCGAAGCCCGAAATGACGCCGGTCGCAACCAGCGAAACATAGGAATGACGCCGGAAATCCTCGCGCGCGGCAGGGCTCGACAGGTGGCATTCGACGACGGGCACGCTGAGCGTCTTCAACGCATCCAGCAGGGCCACCGAGGTATGGGTGAAGGCGGCGGGATTGATCACCAGGGCGCTGGCCTCGTTGCGCGCCTCATGGATCCAGTCGACAAGCTGGCCTTCGTGATTGGATTGCTTGAACACCACGCGCGCGCCCTCGGCCGCCGCCTCGCACATCGCCTGGACGTCGGCCAGGGTCTCGCGGCCATAGATGTCCGGCTCCCGAACCCCGAGAAGGTTCAGGTTGGGCCCGTTCAGGACATAGAGGGTGAGGGTTTCGGGCATTCGCTCGCAAAACAGGCGCGCCGTGTCCGCGCGGAATCGAGCGCGCGTTGTAGCTCAGGTGGCGCGCGGCGCAAAGCGGGTGGTTGAAAAGGTTGACGCTGGGGGAGGCGCGGGCAATCTCCATCAGACTCGTCGGATAGCGGCTACCAGGAGCAACTTTGCGTCTAAGGTATCGCGCAGTTTGATCGCACTTATGGTGTGCATGGGTATGAGAAGTAGAAGAATAAAGCCTGCGTATTTGACGAGCTTGGCGCTATACGGTGCATGGGGGGCAGCGACATATGTCTATCACTCTCTGTCTTCAGTTCGACCTGAGGGATTTAGAACATATGCTGTGAGCTTTGGTAGCGGGTGGCTTTATACCTCCTTCGTTCCCTTTATTGCTTTTTGGTCGGTCGTTCCTGTTACCGTTGGTGTTGCGGTGTTGTTCCTGTTTCGACCTTCATGGGAAGAGTAGCTGCGAACCAGAGGCCCAAAAGAACGTTTTGCACCGGTGCCGGCGCCAGCATATCTCCACGCCATTCGATGGAGGCTTGCCTCCTGCCTGCATCCTCTGGAGCGAACAGTTTGCGTATCGAAGTCAACGGCGAGGGGCGGGACACCGCCGCCACGACCATTCTGGGCCTGGTTCAGGAGTTGTCGCTGGACCCGAAGAAGGTGGCGGTCGAGCGCAATCTGGAGATCGTGCCGCGTTCGCTGCACGGGGAGACCGCGCTGGCGGAGGGCGACAGGATCGAGCTGGTGCAGTTCGTCGGGGGCGGCTGACGTCTCCCTAAAACCCCGCTCATCCCCGCGGAG of the Brevundimonas pondensis genome contains:
- the aat gene encoding leucyl/phenylalanyl-tRNA--protein transferase; this encodes MAEARDDPRVFLVEPDQRGVVPLDRFHIPTRLRRTVRGEPFQVRVDTAFAAVLGACAASMPGREDTWINDPIRRLYLELHARGHAHSLECWRDEFLVGGLYGVTLGGAFFGESMFSRERDASKVALVHLVARLRKGGWSLLDAQFLTEHLSQFGAVETPQAAYLRLLKPALRLTPDKSALSAPLTGAEAVAYALQPTTQAS
- the accC gene encoding acetyl-CoA carboxylase biotin carboxylase subunit; its protein translation is MFTKVLIANRGEIALRIHRACKEMGISTVAVHSEADRGAMWVRLADESVCIGPAPAAKSYLNIPQIIAAAEITGAQAIHPGYGFLSENARFAEIIEAHGLTFIGPKPEHIRVMGDKITAKKTVMEAGIPVVPGSDGEVETVEAAIEASKTIGFPLIVKAAAGGGGRGMKVALTADDLVEAVQTAQTEAKAAFGNGAVYMERYLQKPRHIEIQVIADSHGNVVHLGERDCSLQRRHQKVLEEAPSPALSAEGRKKIGETVNKAIAAIGYLGVGTIEFLWEDGEFFFIEMNTRLQVEHPVTEMITGVDLVREQVRIAAGLPLSFTQDDIHFEGHSIEVRINAENAETFTPSPGTITDFHAPGGLGVRLDSAIYAGYSIPPYYDSLIGKLIVHGRDREEALARLKRSLGEMVIGGVDTTIPLFQKLLQEPDILSGDYDIHWLEKWAAAQKAKA
- the accB gene encoding acetyl-CoA carboxylase biotin carboxyl carrier protein produces the protein MSDDKHKNEGIDAGLIRSLADILNETDLTEIEVERGELRIRVAREVTMTAAAPIQYAAAPAPVAHAAPAAAPASMPSDPATIVSRKGEEVKSPMVGTAYLQPSPEAPQFVKPGDKVKKGQTLLIVEAMKTMNPIQAPRDGVVSEILVGDAQPVEFGEALVLLEA
- the aroQ gene encoding type II 3-dehydroquinate dehydratase encodes the protein MPETLTLYVLNGPNLNLLGVREPDIYGRETLADVQAMCEAAAEGARVVFKQSNHEGQLVDWIHEARNEASALVINPAAFTHTSVALLDALKTLSVPVVECHLSSPAAREDFRRHSYVSLVATGVISGFGPHSYELAVKAALRLARERAAAGARSPKI
- the thiS gene encoding sulfur carrier protein ThiS gives rise to the protein MRIEVNGEGRDTAATTILGLVQELSLDPKKVAVERNLEIVPRSLHGETALAEGDRIELVQFVGGG